From Apium graveolens cultivar Ventura chromosome 9, ASM990537v1, whole genome shotgun sequence, the proteins below share one genomic window:
- the LOC141684273 gene encoding G-type lectin S-receptor-like serine/threonine-protein kinase At4g27290: MEFLARVPKKKMMTSTGLKIFSTILLLSILTSSSAIDVLTINQTIRDGDTIVSSNNEFELGFFSPGRSTNRYVGIWFKKKSYGTTVWVANRNTPLNNTSGMLRIDNKAIVLFANASNTIIWSSDSSTFVNNPVAQLLDTGNLVFRDEQEGGPENFVWQSFDYPGDNVLPGMKFGKDLVTGRQWCYSSWKSLDDPSTGSYIYRMDTHGYPQIMVWKGSELQARTGPWVGNRFSGDPVPKSNRIYINEFFIDQREIYYTYHLFNTSSTTPVTRLILDPNGSLHRLIWNYQDQEWTTYLTLLVNDCDRYASCGQYATCDVNSSPKCACLRGFKPKIPEKWEAADWTDGCVRLNPLDCGHGDGFIKYMGVKLPDTRQSWYNLSMSLKECKSMCLKNCNCTAYSNINVENGGSGCLLWFAELMDIEGYTEDAQTIYVRMPASELDESKRSRVRQILVISITVPVAAMSAFILLHLFKKRKLNRRGKLSSNAEENLKLPLFDFRRIANCTTNFSQNNKIGEGGFGPVYKGMLEDGQLVAVKRLSDSSRQGIDEFKNEVSLIAKLQHRNLVSLLGYCIEEQEKILIYEYMPNKSLDSFIFDKEKRSLADWQRYYSIINGVARGLLYLHQDSKLRIIHRDLKASNILLDLDMNPKISDFGMARSFGGSQTEANTTRVVGTYGYMSPEYAIDGLFSTKSDVYSFGVLLLEILSGEKNRCFEHPDHNLNLLGHAWRCFNEDKLTELVDRAILESSNQHEVFRVIQVGLLCVQEYPEDRPDMSSVVMMLSSKIALPIPKKPGFFTERKRHERDYSSSKHTLSSSNEYSITTIAPR; this comes from the exons ATGGAATTCTTAGCAAGGGTACCGAAGAAAAAGATGATGACAAGCACCGGTTTAAAAATCTTTTCTACAATTTTGTTGCTATCCATTTTAACAAGCTCCTCCGCTATAGATGTCTTGACAATAAATCAGACAATTAGAGATGGCGATACAATTGTATCATCAAACAATGAATTTGAACTGGGATTTTTCAGCCCTGGTAGAAGTACAAATCGGTACGTTGGTATATGGTTCAAGAAGAAATCATACGGGACAACTGTATGGGTGGCTAACAGGAATACACCGCTGAATAACACTTCTGGTATGTTGAGGATTGATAATAAGGCAATTGTGTTATTTGCTAATGCAAGCAATACTATAATTTGGTCATCAGATTCTTCAACATTTGTGAACAATCCTGTGGCGCAGCTATTGGATACAGGAAATCTTGTGTTCAGGGACGAGCAAGAAGGTGGCCCAGAAAATTTTGTATGGCAGAGTTTTGACTATCCTGGAGATAATGTGTTACCAGGTATGAAATTTGGAAAGGATTTGGTAACAGGGAGACAATGGTGTTATTCATCCTGGAAAAGTCTTGATGATCCGTCTACAGGAAGTTATATATATCGAATGGATACACATGGTTATCCACAGATTATGGTTTGGAAAGGTTCAGAACTACAAGCTAGGACTGGACCATGGGTAGGTAATCGGTTTAGTGGTGATCCAGTACCAAAATCAAATAGGATTTACATAAATGAATTTTTTATTGACCAGAGGGAGATCTATTATACATATCATCTTTTCAATACAAGTTCCACTACACCTGTCACAAGGTTAATACTGGATCCAAATGGTAGTCTTCACCGCCTGATATGGAATTATCAAGATCAAGAATGGACAACTTATTTGACTCTACTAGTTAATGACTGTGATCGATATGCATCTTGCGGTCAATATGCTACTTGTGACGTTAACAGCTCTCCAAAATGTGCGTGTTTGAGAGGGTTTAAAccaaaaattcctgaaaaatggGAAGCAGCTGACTGGACAGATGGTTGTGTTCGCTTAAATCCATTGGATTGTGGACATGGAGATGGTTTTATTAAGTATATGGGAGTGAAATTGCCAGACACCCGACAGTCGTGGTACAATTTGAGCATGAGTCTCAAAGAATGCAAAAGTATGTGCTTGAAGAACTGCAATTGTACAGCCTATTCAAATATAAACGTCGAAAATGGTGGAAGTGGTTGCTTGTTATGGTTTGCGGAATTAATGGACATTGAGGGCTACACAGAAGATGCACAAACTATATATGTGAGAATGCCAGCCTCGGAATTAG ATGAAAGCAAGAGATCCAGAGTGAGGCAAATATTAGTCATATCAATTACAGTACCAGTAGCAGCGATGTCAGCCTTCATCCTTCTGCATCTTTTTAAGAAGAGAAAGCTGAACAGAAGAGGCAA GTTGAGTTCAAATGCAGAAGAAAATTTGAAGTTACCATTATTTGACTTCAGAAGAATTGCTAATTGCACCACTAACTTCTCCCAAAATAATAAGATTGGAGAGGGGGGCTTTGGACCTGTTTACAAG GGTATGCTTGAGGATGGGCAACTAGTAGCTGTAAAAAGGCTCTCAGACAGTTCAAGACAAGGAATTGATGAATTCAAGAACGAAGTTTCATTAATTGCTAAACTTCAGCATCGTAATCTTGTCTCGCTTCTTGGTTATTGCATTGAGGAACAGGAAAAGATATTAATTTATGAGTACATGCCCAACAAGAGtctagattctttcatctttg ATAAAGAAAAAAGAAGCTTAGCAGATTGGCAAAGGTACTACAGTATCATAAATGGAGTTGCAAGGGGACTTTTGTATCTTCATCAGGACTCCAAACTAAGAATTATCCACAGAGATCTTAAAGCTAGCAATATTTTACTTGATCTTGATATGAATCCAAAAATATCAGACTTTGGCATGGCAAGAAGTTTTGGAGGAAGCCAAACCGAAGCGAACACGACAAGAGTTGTTGGGACTTA CGGTTACATGTCTCCCGAGTATGCtattgatggactattctcaacTAAATCTGATGTATATAGTTTCGGCGTCTTACTATTAGAAATATTAAGTGGAGAGAAAAACAGATGTTTTGAGCATCCAGATCACAATCTCAACCTACTAGGACAT GCATGGAGATGTTTCAATGAGGACAAGCTTACGGAACTGGTCGACAGGGCAATCTTGGAGTCAAGTAATCAACATGAAGTGTTTCGAGTTATTCAAGTTGGATTACTTTGTGTTCAAGAATATCCGGAAGACAGACCAGACATGTCATCTGTGGTTATGATGCTCAGTAGTAAAATTGCACTGCCTATTCCCAAGAAACCTGGATTTTTTACAGAGAGAAAACGGcatgaaagagattattcatCAAGCAAGCATACATTATCTTCATCAAATGAATATAGTATTACAACTATTGCACCACGATAG